The Candida dubliniensis CD36 chromosome 2, complete sequence genome contains a region encoding:
- a CDS encoding zinc finger-containing regulatory protein, putative (Similar to S. cerevisiae CTH2) has protein sequence MMSTLKDHKNFAFTGTKSSIASSSSSTTDFDDLLPDLWQTSSNESDMKHSSQSLFNSPHHYLFQQDILPSIPQPQPQNWFNVSVSSPLRSSSSLWEDPPTEQPQPIFYLPQDDDLFNFEQVHHPQHSHTKTQINTQLYKTELCASFMKTGVCPYASKCQFAHGESELKHVERPPKWRSKPCANWSKYGSCRYGNRCCFKHGD, from the coding sequence ATGATGTCGACTCTTAAAGACCATAAAAATTTTGCATTCACCGGAACCAAGTCGTCTATTGCCTCGAGCTCATCCTCAACTACTGATTTCGATGACTTGTTGCCAGACTTGTGGCAGACGAGTTCTAACGAGTCCGATATGAAACACAGTTCACAGAGTTTATTTAATAGTCCCCACCACTACTTATTCCAACAAGATATTCTTCCATCTATTCCGCAACCCCAGCCACAAAATTGGTTCAATGTGTCGGTTTCGTCTCCATTAAGATCGTCATCGAGTTTATGGGAAGATCCGCCAACTGAACAACCACAGCCAATTTTCTATTTGCCACAAGACGACGActtgtttaattttgaacAGGTCCATCATCCACAACACCTGCACACCAAGACCCAAATCAACACGCAATTATACAAGACCGAGTTGTGTGCCTCGTTTATGAAGACCGGAGTTTGTCCCTATGCCAGCAAATGCCAATTTGCCCATGGCGAGAGTGAATTGAAACACGTCGAGAGACCTCCGAAATGGAGATCGAAGCCTTGTGCTAATTGGTCAAAGTACGGCAGTTGTCGTTATGGGAATAGATGCTGTTTTAAACACGGCGATTGA